A genome region from Perca fluviatilis chromosome 20, GENO_Pfluv_1.0, whole genome shotgun sequence includes the following:
- the LOC120549849 gene encoding phospholipase A and acyltransferase 4-like, producing the protein MDPKRIEAEPGDLIEIFRGMYQHWALYIGGEEVVHFTPPNGDIALETIGKVKREKIWKVVGNDRFKINNLLDNKYQPRECYIILKEACSMVGLKMPYSIVNSNCEHFVTDQRYGIPESRQVTTAATIGGAVVVGVGIVAMGALVASWLKHYNKEGRREERREPRRERRRHYNWQQ; encoded by the exons ATGGATCCTAAAAGG aTTGAGGCAGAGCCCGGAGACCTGATAGAGATCTTCCGTGGGATGTATCAGCACTGGGCCCTCTACATCGGTGGAGAGGAAGTTGTTCATTTCACTCCTCCAA ATGGTGATATTGCCCTGGAGACCATAGGAAAGGTGAAGCGTGAGAAGATCTGGAAAGTGGTCGGCAATGATAGATTCAAGATCAACAACCTCCTAGATAACAAGTACCAGCCGCGTGAGTGTTACATCATCTTGAAGGAGGCCTGTAGCATGGTGGGTCTGAAGATGCCGTACTCTATCGTGAATAGCAACTGCGAGCACTTTGTCACAGACCAACGATACGGCATTCCAGAGTCTCGACAG GTTACCACAGCAGCTACGATTGGAGGGGCAGTTGTAGTAGGTGTAGGGATTGTAGCTATGGGAGCTCTGGTCGCATCCTGGCTCAAACATTACAAcaaagaaggaaggagagaagaaagaagagaaccAAGGAGAGAACGAAGGAGACATTACAATTGGCAGCAATGA